The Manihot esculenta cultivar AM560-2 chromosome 17, M.esculenta_v8, whole genome shotgun sequence genome contains the following window.
taaatcggATAAAGTTACGAatggttaaaattttaaaaataaattttattgaatcttATATCAATTTGGAATAagagtaatatattttttataagagtTAATTTTTTTGGTGTAGTTTTAAATATGAAGAGTGTGTTGAATTCTACAGTCATAAAATAAACAggccatatttaaaaaaatatttcataaaaatgtTATTGATATTTGATAATTAATCATATAACAATCATATATATAATCGAAACACTTATCTTAAATTTAGGGTAAGTGGGAGATCCAACAGGCCATATTTCGTGTAAGTGCATGCTTCCAACTTCATAAAAAGaagattggaaaaaaaaaaaatcaaaactttcTTCATCAACTCTTGCTGCTTTTTTCTTATTATCACACCAATTACAGTAGAGGAGAAAAAGAGACCTCTTTTATTCTATTATCATGATTATTGAGGATTGCATTTTTGACCGTTAGGAAAAGATGTTTTGAGTTTTTGTTATTATTACGTTTATTATTAGTGTTCATCTTTCATAATTATCTTGGTGGGTCCatattatatatgatttttttaaataattatattaaattaatatctcataatataatttttatattaatatttttaataacatttaaaaattaattaatagtgtAATATcacaatataaattaaaatataaattttaaaataaaaaattaataaagtcaCGAATTATACTTCctcttaatttttatcaatgGTTGTACAAGATATTTtgatttgtaataaaaaaaaaggttttattttagttaatgATAGTATTGGATTAAAGTGCCTGTTTTCAAAAGGtgataaaaattttagagatttttgttaataatttacaacagattaatttattattattattttttgaaattaaccATATTTCACATTAATAACTAGGAAATAAGCAAATGCACACGCATGGGTCAgttcaaattaatttagttgGACTGTCTAATCCTTTGATAATTAACTTGTAATCCCTCACAAGTGAAATGATTCTTTTCATTAGATTACTTGTGCattcttcattaaaaaaaataattaattaaataaaaataaaatcagacTCATGTTGTGATGGCTAGCTAATGATACAtgcaaaaaagaaattaatttaaattaattgaattcaaAGTTTGACCATGCATGTTCATAAACTTATAATTATGAGCTAATCCTACCAAGatcttatgaaaaaaaaaaaacaaccaaAATCATTTTCATAGTATAGTCAAAAGtgaagacttttttttttactcttttCAGGAATAACAAGAAAAAAGCTATTATTAcaaatgacaaaaaaaaaaaaaaaaaaaactatatagtAACCGATAAATTAtgggataatttaatttatgggttttttttaattaagaaaaaagaaagaaagaaaatgagtaaaATGAGGCGTGACTTTCGATGTTGAAAAAGCTAGCGGTGAGCAGAAGAGAAGAGGAGATAAGAACCAGGAAGACCATGCAGTGTCGTCAATGGCACGCCAAAGAGCCAACGCCGACCCTTTTGCATCACTTCCCACTAATTAGATTTTTATGCAGAATCCGGATGATTGGTAATTTTCATTCTCTTCTCAGTCAGCTCCAATCCCCTAATTTCCTCTCTAtgttgtaaaattttattagataaaaaagggtttttttttttggcagagTTGACCTAGTAAAGGAGACAAATATTCCTGGGTAGCGTTGGAGAATAAAGAAGAAGATACGCAGCGTTTTATGATAACAAAGTTATCTTGAAAAGAATTTTAAAACAGTTGGAAGTGAAACTCCTTGGTCCTTATGATGGCCTTTCCACACGCTTAACCCCACTCCTTATGCTCAAAGTAAATaaagtatgaaaaattaatCATTACTTTCTCTTTTAATGGCCTCATGCCTTTATATcttttctttactttattattagtgaaaattaaaaaaataaattaataagtcaatttttatattttaaattttattaaaattaaaatataaattacatttagataaattatacaatttttttagcataattaatttTTGGAATTTGCACTAAAAATTCTCAAGGAAAAGATGATTTGTCACTTATAAATCTCTATTGGATGTGGAAATGTCCtacaatatagaaaaagaaattcTCAAAATTTGTGAATTTTCACAGGAAatgaatttaaagaaaaaaaataaaataataggaGCTTTTTGGGCTTTAGTTGTGTAGGTCCACGTTGTCGTTGTCGTTGTCCTTCTTGGATTGGGCTTTACTAGTCTAATATAATTTCAAAGCCATGCTGGTGGCCCAGTAATGTTTTTAGATTAGGTATATTAtcaattaatagatatttttcctttttagatactattttcttattattatttttttaaatatatttatgtcTAAAATATATTGGAACTTGAAATATGTTCCGCCACATGTCCATGTATCGCTGTCGACCTTTACGGGAAAACGCCAAAAAGCGCAGGCCAGTCTAACTTTCCATGGCTATAATAATACCAAGAACCAACAATTACCACAGAAGGAAAATTAATGGCGAGCATTCCACTGGCATCCTTAGCCTCAACGGGCCAAAAAATTCCTCTTATAGGCCTTGGCACAGCTGAGTTTCCATTTGGAGAGGATGAAGCAACTGTGAAACAATCAGTTCTCCATGCCATTGAAGTTGGCTATAGACACTTTGACACAGCTGCTCTTTACCAGTCCGAGAAGCCTCTTGGCGATGCCATTGCTGAAGCTTTGCAAAGGGGTTTAATCAAATCACGCGATGAGCTTTTCGTCACCTCTAAGCTCTTCAGCAGCAACTGTCACTCTCACCTCGTCCTTCCTGCTCTACAACAGACTCTCAAGTACAGAGATGAACAGTCGCTTTGTTTAAACTAGTTGAATTGTTGTTAATTTGCGGTGTTTGTTTTATTAATGGATGCAGGAATCTTGGATTGGAGTACCTTGATTTGTATCTAATTCACGTTCCAGTGAGTTTGAAGCCAGGAGCCCAATTGCCATTTGCACCTGGTGACATTCTTGTAATGGATTTTGAGGGTGTCTGGAAAGCCATGGAAGAGTGCCAAAATCTTGGCCTTACAAAATCAATAGGAGTTAGCAACTTTACATGCAAGAAGATTGAGAAATTGCTTGCTACTGCAAGAATTCCTCCGGCAGTCAATCAAGTGGGAGGCTCGTTTGTCTTGTCTTAATGTTTTATGTTTGCAATTGGGATTTTGAAATTTGTACAGTAATTGTGCTTGGTACTGTTGCTGTGTTTTGGGCAGGTGGAGATGAACGTATTTTGGCAGCAGAAGCAGCTGAGGAAATTATGCGAGGAAAAGGGTATCCATATAACAGCATACTCTGCATTGGGAAGTAAAGGGACTCCATGGGAACTTAACAGTAGACCCATAGATTGTGATGCGCTGAAAGAGATTGCTAGTGGCAGGGAAAAGACTGTGGCTCAGGTAATCTCATATTAttagtttatataataatattgtgTTTTTCTTTGGgaaataaatttttgtaaatgACTTTTTGTTCCAATTTTGTTTAGTTCTCTGTGCATTATGCAACTAAGATTAGGCTTTAGGCCTTTAAC
Protein-coding sequences here:
- the LOC110604767 gene encoding non-functional NADPH-dependent codeinone reductase 2; its protein translation is MASIPLASLASTGQKIPLIGLGTAEFPFGEDEATVKQSVLHAIEVGYRHFDTAALYQSEKPLGDAIAEALQRGLIKSRDELFVTSKLFSSNCHSHLVLPALQQTLKNLGLEYLDLYLIHVPVSLKPGAQLPFAPGDILVMDFEGVWKAMEECQNLGLTKSIGVSNFTCKKIEKLLATARIPPAVNQVEMNVFWQQKQLRKLCEEKGIHITAYSALGSKGTPWELNSRPIDCDALKEIASGREKTVAQVCLRWVYEQGVSIVVKSFNKERMKENMQIFEWELSQEDLQKIDQLPQRRGNLAHFYVTDDGPYKSLFEFWDGEL